In a single window of the Streptomyces sp. CGMCC 4.7035 genome:
- a CDS encoding enoyl-CoA hydratase/isomerase family protein, which yields MASLDPVLDKDGVRLTVDEAIATVTLTNPAKLNAQSPALWRALAEAGRALPGSVRVVVLRAEGKSFSAGLDRQMFTPEGIEGEPTFIDLARSDDAELDGAIAEYQEGFTWWRRNDIVSIAAVQGHAIGAGFQLALACDLRVVADDVRFAMRETSLGLVPDLTGTHPLVSLVGYARALEICATGRFVLSEEAVSTGLANIAVPREQLDDTVRDLASALLAAPRDAVIETKALLRGAQERSYEEQRAAERAAQARRLRDLAGVGD from the coding sequence ATGGCTTCGCTCGACCCGGTACTCGACAAGGACGGCGTACGGCTCACCGTCGACGAGGCGATCGCCACGGTGACGCTGACCAACCCGGCCAAGCTCAATGCCCAGAGCCCCGCTCTGTGGCGGGCGTTGGCGGAGGCCGGACGTGCGCTGCCCGGATCCGTCCGCGTGGTCGTGCTGCGCGCCGAGGGCAAGTCGTTCTCGGCGGGGCTCGACCGGCAGATGTTCACGCCCGAGGGGATCGAAGGCGAACCGACCTTCATCGACCTCGCGCGCAGCGATGACGCCGAGCTGGACGGGGCCATCGCCGAGTACCAGGAAGGGTTCACCTGGTGGCGGCGCAACGACATCGTGTCCATCGCCGCCGTGCAGGGGCATGCGATCGGTGCGGGGTTCCAGCTCGCCCTCGCCTGTGACCTGCGCGTCGTCGCGGACGATGTGCGGTTCGCCATGCGCGAGACGAGCCTGGGCCTCGTACCGGACCTCACCGGCACCCATCCGCTGGTGAGCCTGGTCGGCTACGCCCGCGCGCTGGAGATCTGCGCGACGGGCCGCTTCGTCCTGTCCGAGGAAGCCGTGAGCACCGGGCTGGCGAACATCGCCGTGCCGCGCGAGCAGCTCGACGACACCGTACGGGACCTGGCGTCCGCACTGCTCGCGGCGCCCCGGGACGCGGTGATCGAGACCAAGGCACTGCTGCGCGGGGCGCAGGAGCGGTCGTACGAGGAGCAGCGCGCCGCGGAGCGGGCCGCGCAGGCACGGCGACTGCGGGACCTGGCCGGCGTCGGCGACTGA
- a CDS encoding helix-turn-helix domain-containing protein, which translates to MAETLKKGSRVTGAARDKLAADLKKKYDSGASIRALAEETGRSYGFVHRMLSESGVTLRGRGGATRGKKATSA; encoded by the coding sequence GTGGCCGAGACTCTGAAGAAGGGCAGCCGGGTGACCGGCGCCGCGCGCGACAAGCTCGCGGCAGACCTGAAGAAGAAGTACGACTCCGGTGCGAGCATCCGGGCGCTGGCCGAGGAAACCGGCCGCTCGTATGGCTTTGTTCACCGGATGCTCAGCGAGTCGGGCGTCACGCTGCGTGGGCGTGGCGGGGCGACGCGGGGCAAGAAGGCCACGTCGGCCTGA
- a CDS encoding ABC-F family ATP-binding cassette domain-containing protein gives MISASGIELRAGARILIENASFRVAKGDRIGLVGRNGAGKTTLTKVLAGEGIPAAGTVTRSGEVGYLPQDPRTGDLDVLARDRILSARGLDVLIRKMRENEQRIATGQGATRTKALKQYERQETEFLTKGGYAAEAEAATIAAALNLPDRVLGQPLHTLSGGQRRRIELARILFSDADTLLLDEPTNHLDADSIIWLRDYLKTYRGGFIVISHDVDLVETVVNKVFYLDANRAQIDVYNMGWKLYQQQREADEKRRKRERANAEKKAAALNAQADKMRAKATKTVAAQNMARRADKLLSGLEAVRQSDKVAKLRFPEPAPCGKTPLMAEGLSKSYGSLEIFTDVDLAIDKGSRVVILGLNGAGKTTLLRLLGGVEQPDTGEVVPGHGLKLGYYAQEHETLDADRTVLENMRSAAPDMDLVEVRKVLGSFLFSGDDVDKPAGVLSGGEKTRLALATLVVSSANVLLLDEPTNNLDPASREEILGALRTYKGAVVLVTHDEGAVEALQPERIILLPDGVEDLWGADYADLVALA, from the coding sequence GTGATCTCCGCCTCCGGTATCGAGCTGCGCGCCGGTGCCCGCATCCTCATCGAGAACGCCTCCTTCCGTGTCGCCAAGGGCGACCGCATCGGTCTGGTCGGTCGCAACGGCGCGGGCAAGACGACCCTCACCAAGGTCCTCGCCGGTGAGGGCATCCCGGCCGCGGGCACCGTCACCCGCTCCGGCGAGGTCGGCTACCTCCCGCAGGACCCCCGCACCGGCGACCTCGACGTGCTGGCCCGCGACCGCATCCTGTCCGCGCGCGGCCTCGACGTCCTGATCCGCAAGATGCGCGAGAACGAACAGCGCATCGCCACCGGTCAGGGCGCCACCCGCACGAAGGCCCTCAAGCAGTACGAGCGCCAGGAGACGGAGTTCCTCACCAAGGGCGGGTACGCCGCCGAGGCCGAGGCCGCCACCATCGCCGCCGCGCTCAACCTGCCCGACCGGGTGCTCGGCCAGCCGCTCCACACGCTCTCGGGTGGTCAGCGCCGCCGTATCGAGCTGGCCCGGATTCTCTTCTCCGACGCCGACACGCTGCTGCTCGACGAGCCCACCAACCACCTCGACGCCGACTCGATCATCTGGCTGCGCGACTACCTCAAGACCTACCGCGGCGGCTTCATCGTCATCTCCCACGACGTCGACCTGGTCGAGACGGTCGTCAACAAGGTGTTCTACCTGGACGCCAACCGCGCCCAGATCGACGTCTACAACATGGGCTGGAAGCTCTACCAGCAGCAGCGCGAGGCCGACGAGAAGCGCCGCAAGCGCGAGCGCGCCAACGCCGAGAAGAAGGCCGCCGCCCTCAACGCGCAGGCCGACAAGATGCGCGCCAAGGCCACCAAGACGGTCGCCGCGCAGAACATGGCCCGCCGCGCCGACAAGCTGCTGTCCGGTCTGGAGGCGGTGCGCCAGTCCGACAAGGTCGCCAAGCTCCGCTTCCCGGAGCCCGCGCCCTGCGGCAAGACGCCTCTCATGGCCGAAGGCCTGTCGAAGTCGTACGGCTCGCTGGAGATCTTCACCGACGTCGACCTGGCCATCGACAAGGGTTCGAGGGTCGTCATCCTGGGCCTCAACGGCGCCGGCAAGACCACCCTGCTGCGTCTGCTCGGCGGGGTGGAGCAGCCCGACACCGGCGAGGTCGTCCCCGGCCACGGCCTCAAGCTCGGCTACTACGCGCAGGAGCACGAGACCCTGGACGCCGACCGCACGGTCCTGGAGAACATGCGCTCGGCCGCACCTGACATGGACCTCGTGGAGGTCCGCAAGGTGCTCGGCTCGTTCCTGTTCTCCGGCGACGACGTCGACAAGCCCGCCGGTGTGCTCTCCGGCGGCGAGAAGACCCGTCTCGCCCTCGCCACCCTGGTCGTCTCCTCCGCGAACGTCCTGCTCCTGGACGAGCCGACCAACAACCTCGACCCCGCCAGCCGCGAGGAGATCCTCGGCGCCCTGCGCACCTACAAGGGCGCCGTCGTCCTCGTCACGCACGACGAGGGCGCGGTCGAGGCGCTCCAGCCGGAGCGGATCATCCTGCTGCCCGACGGTGTCGAAGACCTGTGGGGCGCCGACTACGCGGACCTCGTGGCCCTCGCCTGA
- a CDS encoding VOC family protein: MAGMDGRRPSIYPTLLYVDAKAAIKQLTEAFGFTELSVYESEDGSVLHAELAQGNGAVMLGSKGHGGAFDEAMRGAGPCGVYIVVDDVDAHHQRAVEHGAEILMPPTDQAYGSRDYMARDTEGNIWSFGTYAPEIAV; this comes from the coding sequence ATGGCGGGCATGGACGGCAGGCGTCCGAGCATCTACCCGACGCTGCTGTACGTGGACGCGAAGGCGGCGATCAAGCAGCTCACCGAGGCCTTCGGCTTCACGGAGCTGTCGGTGTACGAGAGCGAGGACGGCTCGGTGCTGCACGCCGAGCTGGCGCAGGGCAACGGAGCGGTGATGCTCGGCTCGAAGGGCCACGGCGGCGCCTTCGACGAGGCGATGAGGGGCGCGGGCCCGTGCGGGGTGTACATCGTCGTGGACGACGTCGACGCACACCACCAACGGGCCGTGGAGCACGGCGCGGAGATCCTGATGCCCCCGACGGACCAGGCGTACGGCTCGCGCGACTACATGGCCCGGGACACCGAGGGCAACATCTGGAGTTTCGGCACGTACGCCCCCGAGATAGCGGTCTGA
- a CDS encoding alpha/beta hydrolase family protein — protein sequence MRTAKAAAAAVTVAIAAGAAGLAAGRFASDAALKAVPGRPLPTEPRLTVHSTAAGRITLTRDLASQRPGTYGLAGDGSHAIVGPVLHTAPHSADTVVRRLESVTHGVLEPGDKAWLTPNLYIGNPSAALGLEHAEVEVPGELGTLPAWLVPGVRDTWVITVHGLGTTREHPMNVMGFLGRHHFTVLDLAYRGDLGAPRPPDGLNHLGETEWRDVDAAIRYAVRQGARRLVLHGWSIGATMALRAAAYSPLRERISGLVLDSPVLRWETTLRALASARHTPGALLPLAVRAAQGRTGLHGDRDHGAFAPDQLQVPVLIFHGPDDTIAPWAPSRRLAECRGDLVTLHTVRNAPHGAMWNADPGTYEEAMRRFLTPLM from the coding sequence GTGCGTACTGCCAAAGCGGCGGCCGCAGCCGTCACCGTAGCCATCGCCGCCGGCGCCGCCGGCCTCGCCGCGGGCCGCTTCGCCAGCGACGCCGCGCTCAAGGCGGTGCCGGGCCGCCCGCTGCCCACGGAACCCCGCCTCACCGTGCACTCCACGGCGGCCGGCCGGATCACGCTCACCCGTGACCTGGCCTCCCAGCGCCCTGGTACCTACGGTCTGGCCGGCGACGGCTCCCACGCGATCGTCGGCCCGGTCCTGCACACCGCCCCGCACTCCGCCGACACCGTCGTGCGCCGGCTGGAGAGCGTCACCCATGGCGTGCTCGAACCCGGCGACAAGGCCTGGCTCACCCCCAACCTGTACATCGGCAACCCGAGCGCCGCCCTCGGCCTCGAACACGCCGAGGTCGAGGTGCCCGGCGAACTGGGGACGCTGCCCGCCTGGCTGGTGCCCGGCGTCCGCGACACCTGGGTGATCACCGTGCACGGGCTCGGCACCACCCGGGAGCACCCCATGAACGTCATGGGGTTCCTCGGCCGCCACCACTTCACGGTCCTCGACCTCGCCTACCGCGGCGACCTCGGCGCACCGCGCCCCCCGGACGGACTGAACCATCTCGGCGAGACCGAGTGGCGCGACGTGGACGCCGCCATCCGCTACGCCGTGCGCCAGGGCGCGCGGCGCCTCGTCCTGCACGGCTGGTCCATCGGCGCCACCATGGCGCTGCGCGCCGCCGCGTACTCGCCGCTGCGCGAGCGGATCTCCGGGCTCGTCCTCGACTCGCCCGTGCTCAGGTGGGAGACCACGCTGCGCGCCCTCGCGTCGGCCCGCCACACCCCCGGCGCGCTGCTGCCGCTGGCCGTCCGGGCCGCCCAGGGCCGCACCGGTCTGCACGGCGACCGCGACCACGGGGCCTTCGCCCCCGACCAGCTCCAGGTGCCGGTACTGATCTTCCACGGCCCCGATGACACGATCGCCCCCTGGGCGCCCTCCCGCCGCCTCGCGGAGTGCCGCGGGGACCTGGTCACGCTGCACACGGTCCGGAACGCTCCGCACGGCGCGATGTGGAACGCGGACCCCGGCACCTACGAAGAGGCCATGCGGCGCTTCCTGACTCCGCTGATGTGA
- a CDS encoding class II aldolase/adducin family protein, whose translation MAEQRRDARDVREDAQGGRGRGAPGAAGEMAAAWDELVATARRTVSDGLVVGTSGNVSVRVGDTVLVTPTGVPYERLTPGDAVGVDLDGRQVLGSLRPTSELPMHLAVYRTTGARAVVHTHAVHATAVSTLVRELPLIHYMAGAVGGAVRVAPYATYGTPELAENMLRALTDRTACLLQNHGTIAHGASLAEAYDRTAQLEWMCRVWLTASSVPGLSPTLLTPEQVAEAGERLRGYGQRRK comes from the coding sequence ATGGCTGAGCAGCGGCGCGACGCACGAGACGTACGGGAGGACGCACAGGGTGGACGGGGGCGAGGGGCGCCGGGCGCGGCCGGCGAAATGGCGGCGGCGTGGGACGAACTCGTCGCGACGGCCCGGCGGACCGTGTCCGACGGGCTGGTCGTCGGCACGTCCGGCAATGTCTCCGTACGCGTCGGCGACACCGTGCTGGTCACGCCGACGGGAGTGCCCTACGAGCGGCTGACCCCGGGCGACGCGGTCGGGGTCGACCTCGACGGCCGGCAGGTGCTCGGCTCGCTGCGGCCCACGAGCGAACTGCCGATGCATCTGGCGGTCTACCGCACGACGGGGGCGCGTGCCGTCGTCCACACGCACGCCGTGCACGCGACGGCCGTCTCCACGCTGGTACGGGAGTTGCCGCTGATCCACTACATGGCCGGCGCGGTCGGTGGTGCCGTCCGGGTTGCCCCGTATGCGACATATGGCACGCCGGAGTTGGCCGAGAACATGCTCCGTGCGCTCACGGACCGCACGGCATGCCTCCTCCAGAACCACGGCACGATCGCCCACGGGGCGTCCTTGGCCGAGGCGTACGACCGCACGGCCCAGCTGGAGTGGATGTGCCGCGTGTGGCTGACGGCGTCGTCGGTACCGGGCCTGTCGCCCACGTTGCTCACGCCCGAGCAGGTGGCGGAGGCGGGGGAGCGGCTGCGGGGGTACGGGCAGCGCCGGAAGTAG
- a CDS encoding lysozyme, giving the protein MARDRKPSCRRARVIAAALSVTALTLGGTALAEIPVSAAGKPQGHDVSSHQKNIDWAGAKARGARFVYIKATESTTYRNPYFGRQYNGARDAGILRGAYHFAVPDKSSGATQAAYFVRNGGAWHADGRTLPPALDIEYNPYGKAKCYGLSAAAMVDWIRSFSDEIRRETGRRPVIYTTAHWWNTCTGSSRAFAPNHALWIARHNSGDAGSLPAGWSFWTFWQYDNSGSLPGDQNLFNGSQTQLKRFATR; this is encoded by the coding sequence ATGGCCCGTGATCGCAAACCGTCCTGCCGTCGTGCCCGCGTCATCGCAGCCGCGTTGTCCGTGACCGCACTCACCCTGGGGGGAACCGCCCTCGCCGAGATCCCGGTCTCGGCGGCGGGCAAGCCGCAGGGACATGACGTCTCCTCGCACCAGAAGAACATCGACTGGGCCGGAGCGAAGGCCAGGGGCGCCAGGTTCGTATACATCAAGGCGACCGAGTCCACCACCTACCGCAACCCGTACTTCGGCCGGCAGTACAACGGCGCCCGCGACGCAGGCATACTCCGCGGCGCGTACCACTTCGCCGTGCCCGACAAGTCGTCCGGCGCCACCCAGGCCGCGTACTTCGTACGCAACGGCGGCGCATGGCATGCCGACGGCCGGACGCTTCCGCCCGCGCTCGACATCGAGTACAACCCGTACGGCAAGGCCAAGTGCTACGGCCTGAGCGCGGCCGCGATGGTCGACTGGATCAGGTCGTTCAGCGACGAGATCCGGCGGGAGACCGGCCGTCGCCCGGTGATTTACACCACCGCCCACTGGTGGAACACCTGCACCGGCAGCAGCCGCGCCTTCGCCCCGAACCACGCCCTGTGGATCGCCCGCCACAACTCCGGGGACGCGGGGTCACTGCCGGCCGGCTGGTCGTTCTGGACGTTCTGGCAGTACGACAACAGCGGCAGCCTGCCGGGTGACCAGAATCTCTTCAACGGATCCCAGACGCAGTTGAAGAGGTTCGCGACGCGCTAG
- a CDS encoding inorganic phosphate transporter: MEHITLLLGIVIVTALVFDFTNGFHDTANAMATTISTGALKPKMAVAMSAALNLVGAFLSVEVANTISKGLVDESGIRPEVIFSALVGAILWNLLTWLVGLPSSSSHALMGGLIGATISSAGTGAVHGDALVTKVLIPAVAAPVVAGVAAMLATRLSYTLGKKADGKAAEKGYRAGQIASAGLVSLAHGTNDAQKTMGIITLALVAGGAVAPDSDPPTWVILSAGLAIALGTYLGGWRIIRTMGKGLTDLQPQQGFAAQTSAATVILASSHLGFSLSTTHSVSGSVMGAGLGRKGGVVRWSTATRMFVAWALTLPAAALVGAGSEWVTGLGDWGTALVAVFLVASCVAIWVVSRRQVVDHTNVNDTEEPAGVVTTAINAVTPPPAATIPSPAVTIPSPAATADPATPPAATV; encoded by the coding sequence ATGGAACACATCACGCTCCTCCTCGGAATCGTGATCGTCACCGCTCTCGTGTTCGATTTCACGAACGGTTTCCACGACACAGCCAACGCGATGGCGACGACCATCTCGACCGGCGCCCTGAAGCCCAAGATGGCGGTGGCGATGTCCGCCGCACTGAACCTCGTCGGCGCCTTCCTGTCCGTGGAGGTCGCCAACACGATCTCCAAGGGCCTCGTCGACGAGAGCGGCATACGTCCAGAGGTCATATTCTCCGCCCTGGTCGGCGCGATCCTCTGGAACCTGCTGACCTGGCTCGTCGGACTTCCGTCCAGCTCCTCGCACGCCCTCATGGGCGGTCTGATCGGCGCCACGATCTCCTCCGCCGGCACCGGCGCCGTCCACGGTGACGCGCTCGTCACCAAGGTGCTGATCCCGGCGGTCGCCGCCCCGGTCGTGGCGGGCGTCGCCGCGATGCTCGCGACCCGCCTGTCGTACACGCTCGGCAAGAAGGCCGACGGCAAGGCCGCGGAGAAGGGCTACCGCGCCGGCCAGATCGCCTCGGCCGGCCTGGTCTCCCTGGCCCACGGCACCAACGACGCGCAGAAGACGATGGGCATCATCACCCTCGCCCTGGTCGCCGGTGGCGCCGTCGCCCCCGACTCCGACCCTCCCACCTGGGTCATCCTCTCCGCCGGTCTCGCCATCGCGCTCGGCACCTACCTCGGCGGCTGGCGCATCATCCGCACGATGGGCAAGGGCCTGACCGACCTCCAGCCGCAGCAGGGCTTCGCCGCTCAGACCAGTGCGGCCACGGTCATCCTGGCCTCCTCCCACCTCGGCTTCTCCCTCTCCACCACGCACTCGGTCTCCGGCTCGGTGATGGGTGCCGGTCTCGGCCGCAAGGGCGGCGTCGTCCGCTGGTCGACGGCCACCCGGATGTTCGTCGCCTGGGCGCTCACACTGCCGGCCGCGGCCCTGGTCGGCGCCGGCTCCGAGTGGGTGACCGGCCTGGGCGACTGGGGCACCGCGCTCGTCGCCGTCTTCCTGGTCGCCTCCTGCGTCGCGATCTGGGTCGTGTCCCGTCGCCAGGTCGTCGACCACACCAACGTCAACGACACCGAGGAGCCGGCCGGTGTGGTGACCACGGCGATCAACGCCGTGACCCCGCCTCCGGCGGCCACCATCCCCTCCCCGGCTGTCACCATCCCCTCCCCGGCCGCCACCGCCGACCCGGCGACCCCGCCGGCCGCCACCGTCTGA
- a CDS encoding helix-turn-helix domain-containing protein, whose translation MARDIDPSLNRRRLRIELRKAREEAGLTQREAADALEWSLSKLIRLEAGAVSLSVTDLRALLQLYNVTEPQLVAELEEAARGSKGLSWWAQYSDMVRPQFAQYLGYESAATSIRTYHPAVISSLFQTEDYAMAQLAPRETAEVARRSAELRTTRQERIFDGDHGPEVHIVLDEAVIRRVIGGPGVMRRQLEHLKTMSQHPRVTMRLLPFTAGAHYSMASSFIVLGFKDDDDLLYLEGPTGSVSNRDDLELTARYQECFEDISNKAHEGDRMIELIDTVKESLDNS comes from the coding sequence ATGGCCAGGGACATCGATCCGAGCCTGAATCGACGCAGGCTCCGCATCGAGCTGCGCAAGGCGCGAGAGGAAGCCGGTCTCACCCAGCGGGAGGCCGCCGACGCGCTGGAATGGTCCCTGTCCAAGCTCATCCGGCTGGAGGCCGGGGCGGTCAGCCTCAGCGTCACGGATCTGCGCGCACTGCTCCAGCTGTACAACGTCACGGAGCCGCAACTGGTCGCCGAGTTGGAGGAGGCCGCCCGCGGCTCCAAGGGGTTGTCCTGGTGGGCGCAGTACAGCGACATGGTGCGGCCGCAGTTCGCGCAGTACCTGGGGTACGAGAGTGCCGCGACCTCCATCCGCACGTACCACCCCGCCGTCATCTCGTCCCTGTTCCAGACCGAGGACTACGCGATGGCGCAACTGGCCCCGCGTGAGACGGCCGAGGTGGCCCGGCGCTCCGCGGAGCTGCGCACCACCCGGCAAGAGCGGATCTTCGACGGTGATCACGGTCCGGAGGTGCACATCGTGCTGGACGAGGCGGTGATCCGACGGGTCATCGGCGGTCCGGGCGTGATGCGCCGCCAGCTGGAGCACCTCAAGACGATGTCCCAGCACCCCAGAGTCACCATGCGCCTGCTGCCGTTCACGGCGGGGGCGCATTACAGCATGGCAAGTTCGTTCATCGTGCTCGGCTTCAAGGACGACGACGACCTGCTCTACCTCGAAGGCCCCACCGGCAGCGTGTCCAACCGTGACGACCTGGAGCTGACGGCGCGCTACCAGGAGTGCTTCGAGGACATCAGCAACAAGGCGCACGAGGGCGACCGGATGATCGAGCTGATCGACACGGTCAAGGAGAGTCTCGACAACAGCTGA
- a CDS encoding DUF397 domain-containing protein codes for MLKWHKSSYSGGDADGCVEVTVEGAHVLVRDSKRRTGPVLVFRRAAWCGLLAELENPAVDGF; via the coding sequence GTGCTCAAGTGGCACAAGAGCAGCTATTCGGGAGGAGACGCCGACGGTTGCGTCGAAGTGACCGTCGAGGGGGCGCACGTTCTGGTGCGTGACTCGAAACGGCGCACCGGCCCGGTGCTCGTCTTTCGCCGTGCTGCGTGGTGTGGTTTGCTGGCTGAACTTGAGAACCCGGCAGTGGACGGTTTCTGA
- a CDS encoding cobalamin biosynthesis protein, protein MGADRVFAYGAAAGLLGDLLLGDPRRGHPVAAFGRAAGAVERMLWRDHRGWGALHTAVCAGGAVTLGAVAARSVRTSTAASVALTAAATWAVVGGTSLAREARHIGRALEAGDVEAARARLPHLCGRDPQALDADGIARAVVESVAENTSDAVVGALVWGAVGGVPGLVGFRAVNTLDAMVGHKSPRYRRFGWASARLDDLAGWPGARLTAVLAAAAGGDPGGAVRAWRADAAKHPSPNAGPVEASFAGALGVRLGGTLSYGGRVEHRPVLGGAGRAVQVQDIERAARLSRRVSWLALGVCAAARMLKKGRTS, encoded by the coding sequence ATGGGTGCCGATCGCGTCTTCGCGTACGGCGCCGCCGCCGGCCTCCTCGGTGACCTCCTGCTCGGCGATCCGCGCCGCGGGCATCCGGTCGCCGCGTTCGGGCGGGCCGCGGGCGCCGTGGAGCGGATGCTGTGGCGGGACCACCGCGGGTGGGGCGCGCTGCACACCGCCGTGTGCGCCGGCGGCGCCGTGACACTCGGGGCCGTCGCCGCTCGCTCCGTACGTACGTCCACCGCCGCCTCCGTGGCCCTGACCGCCGCCGCCACCTGGGCCGTCGTCGGCGGGACGTCGCTCGCCCGGGAGGCCCGGCACATCGGGCGCGCCCTGGAGGCGGGCGATGTCGAGGCCGCCCGTGCGCGGCTGCCCCATCTGTGCGGGCGCGATCCGCAGGCGCTCGACGCCGACGGGATCGCGCGCGCCGTCGTCGAGTCCGTCGCCGAGAACACCTCGGACGCCGTGGTGGGCGCGCTGGTGTGGGGAGCCGTGGGCGGTGTGCCCGGGCTCGTCGGCTTCCGGGCCGTCAACACCCTCGACGCGATGGTCGGGCACAAGTCGCCCCGGTACCGGCGCTTCGGGTGGGCCTCCGCTCGGCTCGACGACCTCGCCGGATGGCCGGGGGCGCGGCTCACCGCCGTGCTCGCGGCAGCGGCGGGCGGCGATCCGGGAGGAGCCGTACGTGCCTGGCGCGCGGACGCCGCCAAGCATCCGAGCCCCAACGCCGGCCCCGTGGAGGCCTCGTTCGCGGGGGCGCTCGGGGTGCGGCTGGGCGGGACGCTCTCGTACGGGGGGCGCGTGGAGCACCGGCCGGTACTGGGCGGCGCGGGGCGCGCCGTCCAGGTCCAGGACATCGAACGCGCCGCACGGCTCTCACGGCGCGTGAGCTGGCTCGCGCTCGGGGTGTGCGCGGCCGCACGGATGCTGAAGAAGGGGCGTACGTCATGA
- a CDS encoding cobyric acid synthase: MSGGLLVAGTTSDAGKSVVTAGICRWLVRQGVKVAPFKAQNMSLNSFVTREGAEIGRAQAMQAQACRIEPTALMNPVLLKPGSDRSSQVVLMGKPVGELSARGFFGGSGPAAQPQSGAVSPGKRLHGGRQEALLGTVLDCLAELRGTYDAVICEGAGSPAEINLRRTDIVNMGIARNARLPVLIVGDIDRGGVFASFFGTVALLSPEDQELVAGFLVNKFRGDVTLLEPGLDMLHGLTGRRTYGVLPFQHGLGIDEEDGMAVSLRGAVRESVVAPPLGEDVLRVAVCAIPLMSNFTDVDALAAEPGVVVRFVDRPEELADADLVIVPGTRGTVKALEWLRERGLADALVRRATEGRPVLGICGGFQLLGEHIEDEVESRKGSVDGLGVLPVRVRFAREKTLTRPVGEALGEHVEGYEIHHGVADVTGGDTFISDGNGHSLDGCRVGAVWGTHWHGSLESDGFRRAFLREVAAAAGRRFVPAADTSFAALREEQLDRLGDLIEQHADTDALWRLIESGAPQGLPFIPPGAPA; the protein is encoded by the coding sequence ATGAGCGGTGGTCTCCTCGTCGCCGGCACCACCTCCGACGCCGGCAAGAGCGTCGTCACCGCCGGGATCTGCCGTTGGCTGGTGCGGCAGGGGGTCAAGGTCGCGCCCTTCAAGGCGCAGAACATGTCCCTGAACTCCTTCGTCACGCGCGAGGGCGCCGAGATCGGCCGGGCGCAGGCCATGCAGGCCCAGGCGTGCCGCATCGAGCCGACCGCGCTGATGAACCCCGTCCTGCTCAAGCCCGGCAGCGACCGGAGCAGTCAGGTCGTGCTCATGGGCAAGCCGGTGGGCGAACTCAGTGCGCGCGGTTTCTTCGGGGGGTCTGGGCCCGCGGCGCAGCCGCAATCAGGTGCAGTGTCCCCCGGGAAAAGGCTGCACGGCGGTCGTCAGGAGGCGCTCCTCGGCACCGTGCTGGACTGCCTCGCCGAGTTGCGGGGCACGTATGACGCGGTGATCTGTGAGGGGGCCGGCAGTCCTGCCGAGATCAATCTGCGGCGGACCGACATCGTGAACATGGGGATCGCCCGCAACGCCCGGCTCCCCGTTCTCATCGTCGGCGACATCGACCGGGGCGGCGTCTTCGCCTCCTTCTTCGGCACCGTCGCCCTGCTCTCCCCCGAGGACCAGGAACTGGTCGCCGGATTCCTCGTCAACAAGTTCCGCGGGGACGTCACCCTGCTGGAACCCGGTCTCGACATGCTGCACGGCCTCACCGGGCGGCGGACGTACGGCGTGCTTCCGTTCCAGCACGGACTGGGGATCGACGAGGAGGACGGGATGGCGGTCTCGCTTCGGGGGGCCGTGCGCGAGTCCGTCGTCGCGCCGCCGCTCGGCGAGGACGTGCTGCGGGTCGCCGTGTGTGCCATTCCGCTGATGTCCAACTTCACCGACGTGGACGCGCTCGCCGCCGAACCCGGTGTCGTCGTCCGGTTCGTGGACCGGCCCGAGGAGCTGGCGGACGCCGACCTCGTGATCGTTCCGGGGACACGGGGGACCGTGAAGGCCCTGGAGTGGCTGCGCGAGCGGGGGCTCGCGGACGCGCTGGTGCGCAGGGCCACGGAAGGGCGGCCGGTCCTCGGGATCTGCGGTGGTTTCCAGCTCCTCGGCGAGCACATCGAGGACGAGGTCGAGAGCCGCAAGGGCAGCGTGGACGGCCTCGGGGTCCTGCCCGTACGGGTGCGGTTCGCCCGCGAGAAGACCCTGACCCGGCCCGTCGGCGAGGCGCTCGGCGAGCACGTCGAGGGGTACGAGATCCACCACGGGGTCGCCGACGTCACCGGTGGGGACACGTTCATCTCTGATGGCAATGGACACAGCCTGGACGGCTGCCGGGTCGGCGCCGTCTGGGGCACGCACTGGCACGGCTCGCTGGAATCCGACGGTTTCCGGCGGGCGTTTCTGCGCGAGGTGGCGGCCGCCGCGGGCCGCCGCTTCGTACCGGCCGCCGACACGTCGTTCGCCGCGCTGCGCGAGGAGCAGCTCGACCGGCTCGGCGATCTGATCGAACAACACGCGGACACGGACGCGCTGTGGCGGCTCATCGAGTCGGGCGCGCCGCAAGGACTGCCTTTCATTCCACCGGGAGCGCCCGCATGA